One Taeniopygia guttata chromosome 16, bTaeGut7.mat, whole genome shotgun sequence DNA window includes the following coding sequences:
- the LOC140685177 gene encoding olfactory receptor 14J1-like, producing the protein MSNSSSISHFLLLALADTQQLQLLHFCLFLGISLAALLGNGLIISAVACGHHLHTPMFFFLLHLALSDLGSICTTVPKALHNSLWDTRDISYTGCAAQLFFLLIFMSAEYFLLTIMCYDRYVSICKPLHYGTLLGSRACAHMAAAAWASAFLNALMLTANTFSLPLCHGNALGQFFCEIPQILKLSCSKSYLREHWVLVVTVSSSLCCFVFIVFSYVQIFRVVLRIPSEQGRHKAFSTCLPHLAVVSLFLSTAVFAHLKSPSMSSPSLDLALSVLYSVVPPALNPLIYSLRNQELKAAVWTLMTGCFQEH; encoded by the coding sequence atgtccaacagcagctccatcagccacttcctcctgctggcactggcagacacgcagcagctgcagctcctgcacttctgcctcttcctgggcatctccctggctgccctcctgggcaacggcctcatcatcagcgccgtagcctgcggccaccacctgcacacgcccatgttcttcttcctgctccacctggccctcagcgacctgggctccatctgcaccactgtccccaaagccctgcacaattccctctgggacaccagggacatctcctacacaggatgtgctgctcagctctttttccttctgatcttcatgtcagcagagtatttcctcctgaccatcatgtgctacgaccgctacgtgtccatctgcaaacccctgcactacgggaccctcctgggcagcagagcttgtgcccacatggcagcagctgcctgggccagtgcctttctcaatgctctcatgctcacagccaatacattttccctgcccctgtgccatggcaatgccctgggccagttcttctgtgaaattccccagatcctcaaactctcctgctccaaatcttACCTCAGGGAACATTGGGTTCTTGTGGTTACTGTCAGTTCATcgttgtgttgttttgtgttcattgttttctcctatgtgcagatcttcagggtcgtactgaggatcccctctgagcagggacggcacaaagccttttccacctgcctccctcacctggccgtggtctctctgttcctcagcactgcagtgtttgctcacctgaagtctccctccatgtcctccccatccctggatctggccctgtcagttctgtactcggtggtgcctccagccctgaaccccctcatctacagcctgaggaaccaggagctcaaggctgcagtgtggacactgatgactggatgctttcaggaacattaa